From one Bos indicus x Bos taurus breed Angus x Brahman F1 hybrid chromosome 7, Bos_hybrid_MaternalHap_v2.0, whole genome shotgun sequence genomic stretch:
- the HNRNPM gene encoding heterogeneous nuclear ribonucleoprotein M isoform X2, producing the protein MAAGVEAAAEVAATEPKMEEESGAPGVPSGNGAPGPKGEGERPAQNEKRKEKNIKRGGNRFEPYANPTKRYRAFITNIPFDVKWQSLKDLVKEKVGEVTYVELLMDAEGKSRGCAVVEFKMEESMKKAAEVLNKHSLSGRPLKVKEDPDGEHARRAMQKVMATTGGMGMGPGGPGMINIPPSILNNPNIPNEIIHALQAGRLGSTVFVANLDYKVGWKKLKEVFSMAGVVVRADILEDKDGKSRGIGTVTFEQSIEAVQAISMFNGQLLFDRPMHVKMDERALPKGDFFPPERPQQLPHGLGGIGMGLGPGGQPIDANHLNKGIGMGNLGPAGMEGPFGGGMENMGRFGSGMNMGRINEMERGRGGGFERDFARKQMGMSRSFGEPLGRGMEILSNALKRGEIIAKQGGGGGGGSVPGIERMGPGIDRIGGAGMERMGAGLGHGMDRVGSEIERMGLVMDRMGSVERMGSGIERMGPLGLDHMASSIERMGQTMERIGSGVERMGAGMGFGLERMAAPIDRVGQTIERMGSGVERMGPAIERMGLGMERMVPAGMGAGLERMGPVMDRMATGLERMGANNLERMGLERMGANSLERMGLERMGANSLERMGPAMGPALGAGIERMGLAMGGGGGASFDRAIEMERGNFGGSFAGSFGGAGGHAPGVARKACQIFVRNLPFDFTWKMLKDKFNECGHVLYADIKMENGKSKGCGVVKFESPEVAERACRMMNGMKLSGREIDVRIDRNA; encoded by the exons TGAAGGAGAACGACCTGCTCAGaatgagaagaggaaggagaaaaacataaaaagaggaggcAATCGCTTTGAGCCATATGCCAATCCAACTAAAAGATACAGAGCCTTCATTACAAACATACCTTTTGATGTGAAATGGCAGTCACTTAAAGACCTGGTTAAAGAAAAAG TTGGTGAGGTAACATACGTGGAGCTCTTAATGGACGCTGAAGGAAAGTCAAGG GGATGTGC TGTTGTTGAATTCAAGATGGAAGAGAGCATGAAAAAAGCTGCTGAAGTTCTAAACAAGCATAGTCTGAGTGGAAGACCACTGAAAGTCAAAGAA GATCCTGATGGTGAACATGCCAGGAGAGCAATGCAAAAGGTGATGGCTACGACTGGTGGGATGGGTATGGGACCAGGTGGCCCAGGAATGATTAATATCCCACCCAGTATCCTAAATAATCCTAACATCCCAAATGAGATTATCCATGCATTACAGGCTGGAAGACTTGGAAGCACAGTATTTGTAGCAAAT CTGGATTATAAAGTTGGCTGGAAGAAACTGAAGGAAGTTTTTAGTATGGCTGGTGTGGTGGTCCGAGCAGACATTCTTGAGGATAAAGACGGAAAAAGTCGTGGAATAGGCACTGTTACTTTTGAACAGTCCATTGAAGCCGTGCAAGCTATAT CTATGTTTAATGGCCAGCTGCTGTTTGACAGACCAATGCACGTGAAAATG gaTGAGAGGGCCTTACCAAAGGGAGATTTTTTCCCTCCTGAGCGTCCACAACAACTTCCCC atggacttGGTGGTATTGGCATGGGGTTAGGACCAGGAGGGCAGCCTATTGATGCCAACCATTTGAATAAAGGCATTGGAATGGGCAACCTGGGACCTGCAG GCATGGAAGGACCCTTTGGTGGTGGTATGGAAAACATGGGTCGATTTGGATCTGGGATGAACATGGGCAGAATAAACG AGATGGAGCGTGGCAGGGGTGGAGGATTTGAGAGAGACTTTGCCAGAAAGCAGATGGGAATGTCTCGAAGCTTTGGAGAGCCCCTTGGCAGAGGAATGG AAATCCTAAGTAATGCCCTGAAGAGAGGAGAGATCATTGCAAAGCAGGGAGGAG GTGGAGGCGGAGGCAGTGTCCCTGGAATTGAGAGGATGGGCCCTGGCATTGACCGCATCGGGGGGGCCGGCATGGAACGCATGGGCGCAGGCCTGGGCCACGGCATGGATCGTGTGGGCTCCGAGATTGAGCGCATGGGCCTGGTCATGGACCGCATGGGCTCCGTCGAGCGCATGGGCTCTGGCATCGAGCGCATGGGCCCCCTGGGCCTCGACCACATGGCCTCCAGCATCGAGCGCATGGGCCAGACCATGGAGCGCATCGGCTCTGGCGTAGAGCGCATGGGTGCCGGCATGGGCTTTGGCCTCGAGCGAATGGCCGCACCCATTGACCGTGTGGGCCAGACCATCGAGCGCATGGGCTCTGGTGTGGAGCGCATGGGCCCTGCCATCGAGCGCATGGGCCTGGGCATGGAGCGCATGGTGCCCGCAGGCATGGGGGCAGGCCTGGAGCGCATGGGCCCCGTGATGGATCGCATGGCCACCGGCCTGGAGCGCATGGGCGCCAACAACCTGGAGCGCATGGGCCTGGAGCGTATGGGCGCCAACAGTCTCGAGCGTATGGGCCTGGAGCGCATGGGCGCCAACAGCCTAGAGCGTATGGGTCCTGCCATGGGCCCGGCCCTGGGCGCTGGCATTGAGCGCATGGGCCTGGCCATGGGTGGCGGTGGCGGTGCCAGCTTTGACCGTGCCATCGAGATGGAGCGTGGCAACTTTGGAGGAAGTTTCGCGGGTTCCTTTGGTGGAGCTGGAGGCCATGCCCCTGGGGTGGCCAGGAAGGCCTGCCAGATATTTGTGAGAAAT CTCCCGTTTGATTTTACATGGAAGATGCTAAAAGACAAGTTCAACGAATGCG GCCACGTGCTGTATGCTGACATCAAGATGGAGAATGGGAAGTCCAAGGGGTGCGGTGTGGTTAAGTTTGAGTCGCCAGAGGTGGCTGAGAGAGCCTGCCGGATGATGAATGGGATGAAGCTGAGTGGCCGAGAGATTGATGTTCGAATCGATAGAAATGCTTAA
- the HNRNPM gene encoding heterogeneous nuclear ribonucleoprotein M isoform X5 — protein sequence MAAGVEAAAEVAATEPKMEEESGAPGVPSGNGAPGPKGEGERPAQNEKRKEKNIKRGGNRFEPYANPTKRYRAFITNIPFDVKWQSLKDLVKEKVGEVTYVELLMDAEGKSRGCAVVEFKMEESMKKAAEVLNKHSLSGRPLKVKEDPDGEHARRAMQKVMATTGGMGMGPGGPGMINIPPSILNNPNIPNEIIHALQAGRLGSTVFVANLDYKVGWKKLKEVFSMAGVVVRADILEDKDGKSRGIGTVTFEQSIEAVQAISMFNGQLLFDRPMHVKMDERALPKGDFFPPERPQQLPHGLGGIGMGLGPGGQPIDANHLNKGIGMGNLGPAGMEGPFGGGMENMGRFGSGMNMGRINEILSNALKRGEIIAKQGGGGGGGSVPGIERMGPGIDRIGGAGMERMGAGLGHGMDRVGSEIERMGLVMDRMGSVERMGSGIERMGPLGLDHMASSIERMGQTMERIGSGVERMGAGMGFGLERMAAPIDRVGQTIERMGSGVERMGPAIERMGLGMERMVPAGMGAGLERMGPVMDRMATGLERMGANNLERMGLERMGANSLERMGLERMGANSLERMGPAMGPALGAGIERMGLAMGGGGGASFDRAIEMERGNFGGSFAGSFGGAGGHAPGVARKACQIFVRNLPFDFTWKMLKDKFNECGHVLYADIKMENGKSKGCGVVKFESPEVAERACRMMNGMKLSGREIDVRIDRNA from the exons TGAAGGAGAACGACCTGCTCAGaatgagaagaggaaggagaaaaacataaaaagaggaggcAATCGCTTTGAGCCATATGCCAATCCAACTAAAAGATACAGAGCCTTCATTACAAACATACCTTTTGATGTGAAATGGCAGTCACTTAAAGACCTGGTTAAAGAAAAAG TTGGTGAGGTAACATACGTGGAGCTCTTAATGGACGCTGAAGGAAAGTCAAGG GGATGTGC TGTTGTTGAATTCAAGATGGAAGAGAGCATGAAAAAAGCTGCTGAAGTTCTAAACAAGCATAGTCTGAGTGGAAGACCACTGAAAGTCAAAGAA GATCCTGATGGTGAACATGCCAGGAGAGCAATGCAAAAGGTGATGGCTACGACTGGTGGGATGGGTATGGGACCAGGTGGCCCAGGAATGATTAATATCCCACCCAGTATCCTAAATAATCCTAACATCCCAAATGAGATTATCCATGCATTACAGGCTGGAAGACTTGGAAGCACAGTATTTGTAGCAAAT CTGGATTATAAAGTTGGCTGGAAGAAACTGAAGGAAGTTTTTAGTATGGCTGGTGTGGTGGTCCGAGCAGACATTCTTGAGGATAAAGACGGAAAAAGTCGTGGAATAGGCACTGTTACTTTTGAACAGTCCATTGAAGCCGTGCAAGCTATAT CTATGTTTAATGGCCAGCTGCTGTTTGACAGACCAATGCACGTGAAAATG gaTGAGAGGGCCTTACCAAAGGGAGATTTTTTCCCTCCTGAGCGTCCACAACAACTTCCCC atggacttGGTGGTATTGGCATGGGGTTAGGACCAGGAGGGCAGCCTATTGATGCCAACCATTTGAATAAAGGCATTGGAATGGGCAACCTGGGACCTGCAG GCATGGAAGGACCCTTTGGTGGTGGTATGGAAAACATGGGTCGATTTGGATCTGGGATGAACATGGGCAGAATAAACG AAATCCTAAGTAATGCCCTGAAGAGAGGAGAGATCATTGCAAAGCAGGGAGGAG GTGGAGGCGGAGGCAGTGTCCCTGGAATTGAGAGGATGGGCCCTGGCATTGACCGCATCGGGGGGGCCGGCATGGAACGCATGGGCGCAGGCCTGGGCCACGGCATGGATCGTGTGGGCTCCGAGATTGAGCGCATGGGCCTGGTCATGGACCGCATGGGCTCCGTCGAGCGCATGGGCTCTGGCATCGAGCGCATGGGCCCCCTGGGCCTCGACCACATGGCCTCCAGCATCGAGCGCATGGGCCAGACCATGGAGCGCATCGGCTCTGGCGTAGAGCGCATGGGTGCCGGCATGGGCTTTGGCCTCGAGCGAATGGCCGCACCCATTGACCGTGTGGGCCAGACCATCGAGCGCATGGGCTCTGGTGTGGAGCGCATGGGCCCTGCCATCGAGCGCATGGGCCTGGGCATGGAGCGCATGGTGCCCGCAGGCATGGGGGCAGGCCTGGAGCGCATGGGCCCCGTGATGGATCGCATGGCCACCGGCCTGGAGCGCATGGGCGCCAACAACCTGGAGCGCATGGGCCTGGAGCGTATGGGCGCCAACAGTCTCGAGCGTATGGGCCTGGAGCGCATGGGCGCCAACAGCCTAGAGCGTATGGGTCCTGCCATGGGCCCGGCCCTGGGCGCTGGCATTGAGCGCATGGGCCTGGCCATGGGTGGCGGTGGCGGTGCCAGCTTTGACCGTGCCATCGAGATGGAGCGTGGCAACTTTGGAGGAAGTTTCGCGGGTTCCTTTGGTGGAGCTGGAGGCCATGCCCCTGGGGTGGCCAGGAAGGCCTGCCAGATATTTGTGAGAAAT CTCCCGTTTGATTTTACATGGAAGATGCTAAAAGACAAGTTCAACGAATGCG GCCACGTGCTGTATGCTGACATCAAGATGGAGAATGGGAAGTCCAAGGGGTGCGGTGTGGTTAAGTTTGAGTCGCCAGAGGTGGCTGAGAGAGCCTGCCGGATGATGAATGGGATGAAGCTGAGTGGCCGAGAGATTGATGTTCGAATCGATAGAAATGCTTAA
- the HNRNPM gene encoding heterogeneous nuclear ribonucleoprotein M isoform X6 — translation MAAGVEAAAEVAATEPKMEEESGAPGVPSGNGAPGPKGEGERPAQNEKRKEKNIKRGGNRFEPYANPTKRYRAFITNIPFDVKWQSLKDLVKEKVGEVTYVELLMDAEGKSRGCAVVEFKMEESMKKAAEVLNKHSLSGRPLKVKEDPDGEHARRAMQKVMATTGGMGMGPGGPGMINIPPSILNNPNIPNEIIHALQAGRLGSTVFVANLDYKVGWKKLKEVFSMAGVVVRADILEDKDGKSRGIGTVTFEQSIEAVQAISMFNGQLLFDRPMHVKMDERALPKGDFFPPERPQQLPHGLGGIGMGLGPGGQPIDANHLNKGIGMGNLGPAGMGMEGIGFGINKMGGMEGPFGGGMENMGRFGSGMNMGRINEMERGRGGGFERDFARKQMGMSRSFGEPLGRGMEILSNALKRGEIIAKQGGGGGGGSVPGIERMGPGIDRIGGAGMERMGAGLGHGMDRVGSEIERMGLVMDRMGSVERMGSGIERMGPLGLDHMASSIERMGQTMERIGSGVERMGAGMGFGLERMAAPIDRVGQTIERMGSGVERMGPAIERMGLGMERMVPAGMGAGLERMGPVMDRMATGLERMGANNLERMGLERMGANSLERMGLERMGANSLERMGPAMGPALGAGIERMGLAMGGGGGASFDRAIEMERGNFGGSFAGSFGGAGGHAPGVARKACQIFVRNLPFDFTWKMLKDKFNECGDLD, via the exons TGAAGGAGAACGACCTGCTCAGaatgagaagaggaaggagaaaaacataaaaagaggaggcAATCGCTTTGAGCCATATGCCAATCCAACTAAAAGATACAGAGCCTTCATTACAAACATACCTTTTGATGTGAAATGGCAGTCACTTAAAGACCTGGTTAAAGAAAAAG TTGGTGAGGTAACATACGTGGAGCTCTTAATGGACGCTGAAGGAAAGTCAAGG GGATGTGC TGTTGTTGAATTCAAGATGGAAGAGAGCATGAAAAAAGCTGCTGAAGTTCTAAACAAGCATAGTCTGAGTGGAAGACCACTGAAAGTCAAAGAA GATCCTGATGGTGAACATGCCAGGAGAGCAATGCAAAAGGTGATGGCTACGACTGGTGGGATGGGTATGGGACCAGGTGGCCCAGGAATGATTAATATCCCACCCAGTATCCTAAATAATCCTAACATCCCAAATGAGATTATCCATGCATTACAGGCTGGAAGACTTGGAAGCACAGTATTTGTAGCAAAT CTGGATTATAAAGTTGGCTGGAAGAAACTGAAGGAAGTTTTTAGTATGGCTGGTGTGGTGGTCCGAGCAGACATTCTTGAGGATAAAGACGGAAAAAGTCGTGGAATAGGCACTGTTACTTTTGAACAGTCCATTGAAGCCGTGCAAGCTATAT CTATGTTTAATGGCCAGCTGCTGTTTGACAGACCAATGCACGTGAAAATG gaTGAGAGGGCCTTACCAAAGGGAGATTTTTTCCCTCCTGAGCGTCCACAACAACTTCCCC atggacttGGTGGTATTGGCATGGGGTTAGGACCAGGAGGGCAGCCTATTGATGCCAACCATTTGAATAAAGGCATTGGAATGGGCAACCTGGGACCTGCAG gaatgGGAATGGAAGGCATAGGatttggaataaataaaatgggag GCATGGAAGGACCCTTTGGTGGTGGTATGGAAAACATGGGTCGATTTGGATCTGGGATGAACATGGGCAGAATAAACG AGATGGAGCGTGGCAGGGGTGGAGGATTTGAGAGAGACTTTGCCAGAAAGCAGATGGGAATGTCTCGAAGCTTTGGAGAGCCCCTTGGCAGAGGAATGG AAATCCTAAGTAATGCCCTGAAGAGAGGAGAGATCATTGCAAAGCAGGGAGGAG GTGGAGGCGGAGGCAGTGTCCCTGGAATTGAGAGGATGGGCCCTGGCATTGACCGCATCGGGGGGGCCGGCATGGAACGCATGGGCGCAGGCCTGGGCCACGGCATGGATCGTGTGGGCTCCGAGATTGAGCGCATGGGCCTGGTCATGGACCGCATGGGCTCCGTCGAGCGCATGGGCTCTGGCATCGAGCGCATGGGCCCCCTGGGCCTCGACCACATGGCCTCCAGCATCGAGCGCATGGGCCAGACCATGGAGCGCATCGGCTCTGGCGTAGAGCGCATGGGTGCCGGCATGGGCTTTGGCCTCGAGCGAATGGCCGCACCCATTGACCGTGTGGGCCAGACCATCGAGCGCATGGGCTCTGGTGTGGAGCGCATGGGCCCTGCCATCGAGCGCATGGGCCTGGGCATGGAGCGCATGGTGCCCGCAGGCATGGGGGCAGGCCTGGAGCGCATGGGCCCCGTGATGGATCGCATGGCCACCGGCCTGGAGCGCATGGGCGCCAACAACCTGGAGCGCATGGGCCTGGAGCGTATGGGCGCCAACAGTCTCGAGCGTATGGGCCTGGAGCGCATGGGCGCCAACAGCCTAGAGCGTATGGGTCCTGCCATGGGCCCGGCCCTGGGCGCTGGCATTGAGCGCATGGGCCTGGCCATGGGTGGCGGTGGCGGTGCCAGCTTTGACCGTGCCATCGAGATGGAGCGTGGCAACTTTGGAGGAAGTTTCGCGGGTTCCTTTGGTGGAGCTGGAGGCCATGCCCCTGGGGTGGCCAGGAAGGCCTGCCAGATATTTGTGAGAAAT CTCCCGTTTGATTTTACATGGAAGATGCTAAAAGACAAGTTCAACGAATGCG GTGATCTGGACTGA